From Klebsiella electrica, the proteins below share one genomic window:
- the tauD gene encoding taurine dioxygenase has product MSERLSITPLGPYIGAQISGVDITRPLSDNQFEQLYHAVLRHQVVFLREQNITPRQQRDLALRFGDLHIHPVYPHAPGVDEIIVLDTHDDNPPDNDNWHTDVTFIETPPAGAILAAKELPATGGDTLWTSGVAAYEALSEPFRQLLGGLRAEHDFRKSFQEYKYRKSEEEHQRWQEAVVKNPPLLHPVVRTHPVTGKQALFVNEGFTTRIVDVTEKESATLLSFLFAHVTKPEFQVRWRWQPNDVAIWDNRVTQHYANADYLPQRRIMHRATILGDKPYYRAG; this is encoded by the coding sequence ATGAGCGAACGTTTAAGCATTACCCCGCTGGGGCCATATATTGGCGCGCAGATATCCGGCGTCGATATCACCCGCCCGCTGAGCGACAACCAGTTTGAGCAGCTGTATCACGCGGTGCTGCGCCATCAGGTGGTGTTCCTGCGCGAGCAGAATATCACCCCCCGGCAGCAGCGGGATCTCGCCCTGCGTTTTGGCGACCTGCATATTCATCCGGTTTATCCCCATGCGCCGGGCGTGGATGAGATTATCGTTCTCGATACCCACGACGATAATCCGCCGGATAACGATAACTGGCACACCGATGTCACCTTTATCGAGACGCCGCCCGCCGGGGCGATCCTGGCGGCAAAAGAGCTGCCTGCAACCGGCGGCGATACCCTGTGGACCAGCGGTGTTGCGGCGTATGAGGCGCTCTCTGAACCCTTTCGCCAGCTGCTAGGCGGCCTGCGGGCGGAACATGATTTCCGTAAATCGTTCCAGGAGTATAAATACCGCAAAAGCGAAGAGGAGCATCAGCGCTGGCAGGAGGCGGTCGTGAAAAACCCGCCGCTGCTGCATCCGGTGGTGCGGACTCATCCGGTGACCGGCAAGCAGGCGCTGTTTGTTAACGAAGGGTTCACCACCCGCATTGTCGACGTGACGGAAAAAGAGAGCGCGACGCTGCTCAGTTTCCTGTTTGCCCACGTCACGAAGCCGGAGTTTCAGGTGCGCTGGCGCTGGCAGCCGAACGACGTGGCGATTTGGGATAACCGCGTGACGCAGCATTATGCGAATGCGGATTACCTGCCGCAGCGCAGGATTATGCACCGGGCGACGATTCTGGGGGATAAGCCGTATTACCGGGCGGGGTAA
- the hemB gene encoding porphobilinogen synthase — MTDLITRPRRLRQSAALRAMFEETTLSLNDLVLPIFVEEEIDDYKTIDAMPGVMRIPERYLAREIERIANAGIRSVMTFGISHHTDAIGSDTWNENGLVARMSRICKDTVPEMIVMSDTCFCEYTSHGHCGVLCEHGVDNDATLENLGKQAVVAAAAGADFIAPSAAMDGQVQAIRQALDAAGFTQTAIMSYSTKFASSFYGPFREAAGTALKGDRKTYQMSPMNRREAIRESLLDEAQGADCLMVKPAGPYLDILRDLRERTNLPLGAYQVSGEYAMIKFAAQAGAIDEEKVVLESLGAIKRAGADLIFSYFALDLAEKKILR; from the coding sequence ATGACAGATTTAATCACTCGCCCCCGCCGTTTGCGTCAATCCGCCGCGCTGCGCGCCATGTTTGAAGAGACAACACTGAGTTTGAATGACCTCGTGTTGCCGATCTTTGTTGAAGAAGAAATCGACGATTACAAAACCATTGACGCGATGCCAGGCGTGATGCGAATTCCCGAGAGATACCTGGCCCGTGAAATCGAACGTATCGCCAACGCCGGTATTCGTTCGGTCATGACCTTTGGTATTTCCCATCACACCGATGCCATCGGCAGCGATACCTGGAACGAGAACGGCCTTGTCGCACGCATGTCACGCATCTGTAAGGATACCGTACCGGAGATGATCGTCATGTCCGATACCTGTTTTTGCGAATACACCTCGCACGGTCACTGCGGCGTGCTCTGCGAACACGGCGTGGACAACGATGCAACCCTGGAAAATCTTGGCAAGCAGGCGGTAGTTGCCGCCGCTGCTGGCGCCGACTTTATTGCGCCTTCCGCCGCAATGGATGGCCAGGTGCAGGCGATTCGCCAGGCGCTCGACGCCGCCGGTTTTACGCAGACGGCCATCATGTCCTACTCCACCAAATTTGCTTCTTCGTTTTACGGCCCGTTCCGCGAAGCCGCCGGTACCGCGCTGAAAGGCGATCGTAAAACCTATCAGATGAGCCCGATGAATCGCCGCGAAGCGATTCGTGAGTCGCTGCTGGATGAAGCTCAGGGCGCAGATTGCCTGATGGTCAAACCCGCCGGCCCATACCTTGATATCCTGCGCGACCTGCGCGAGCGTACCAACCTGCCGCTGGGGGCTTATCAGGTGAGCGGCGAATACGCGATGATTAAATTTGCCGCCCAGGCGGGGGCTATTGATGAAGAGAAAGTGGTGCTGGAAAGCCTCGGCGCTATCAAACGCGCTGGTGCCGATCTGATCTTCAGCTACTTCGCCCTCGATCTGGCCGAAAAGAAAATCCTGCGTTAA
- the tauC gene encoding taurine ABC transporter permease TauC codes for MSVVIHDKPQPRTLKWRWPLSRQLTLSFATLAVLLAIWWGVTALQLISPLFLPPPQQVLQKLIAIAGPQGFMDATLWQHLAASLARIAIALVAATILGVPVGIAMGLSPTIRGILDPLIELYRPVPPLAWLPLVIIWFGIGETPKILLIYLAIFAPVVMSTLAGVKSAQQVRIRAAQSLGASRAQVLWLVILPGALPEILTGLRIGLGVGWSTLVAAELIAATRGLGFMVQSAGEFLATDVVLAGIAVIAIIAFLLELGLRALQRRLTPWHGEVQ; via the coding sequence ATGAGCGTGGTGATTCATGACAAACCACAGCCGCGGACGCTGAAGTGGCGCTGGCCGCTCTCCCGCCAGCTGACGCTGAGTTTCGCCACGCTGGCGGTGCTGCTGGCGATCTGGTGGGGGGTTACCGCCCTACAGCTGATTAGCCCGCTGTTTCTGCCGCCGCCGCAGCAGGTATTACAGAAACTGATCGCCATTGCCGGTCCGCAGGGCTTTATGGATGCCACCCTCTGGCAGCATCTGGCGGCGAGTCTGGCGCGGATCGCGATCGCTCTGGTCGCGGCGACGATCCTGGGCGTACCGGTCGGGATCGCCATGGGCCTGAGTCCGACGATCCGCGGGATTCTCGATCCGTTGATCGAACTGTATCGACCGGTGCCGCCGCTGGCGTGGCTGCCGCTGGTGATCATTTGGTTCGGCATTGGCGAAACGCCCAAAATCTTACTGATTTATCTCGCGATTTTTGCGCCGGTGGTGATGTCGACGCTGGCGGGAGTGAAAAGCGCCCAGCAGGTGCGTATTCGCGCCGCGCAATCTTTAGGCGCCAGCCGGGCGCAGGTGCTGTGGCTGGTGATTTTGCCCGGTGCATTACCGGAAATTCTCACCGGCCTGCGCATCGGGCTGGGGGTGGGCTGGTCAACGCTGGTGGCTGCCGAACTGATTGCCGCCACCCGCGGATTAGGTTTTATGGTGCAGTCCGCCGGTGAGTTCCTCGCCACCGATGTGGTGCTGGCCGGCATCGCGGTGATTGCGATCATCGCCTTTTTACTGGAACTGGGGCTGCGCGCGTTGCAGCGTCGCCTGACGCCCTGGCATGGAGAAGTCCAATGA
- the ampH gene encoding D-alanyl-D-alanine-carboxypeptidase/endopeptidase AmpH codes for MKRSLLIFAALCAASWTSVQAAQPIVDPEFAANVVDRYANHIYYGSGATGMALVVIDGNQRVFRSFGETRPGNNEHPQLDSVIRIASLSKLMTSEMLVKMLDQGVVKLNDPLSKYAPPGARVPTYQGTPITLVNLATHTSALPREQPGGAAHRPVFVWPTRQDRWSWLSTASLKAAPGSQAAYSNLAFDLLADALSTAAGKPYPQLFEEQITRPLGMKDTTFTPSPDQCRRLMVAEKGASPCNNTLAAIGSGGVYSTPGDMMRWMQQFLSSDFYTRGQQADRMQTLIYQRSQLTRVIGMDVPGKADALGLGWVYMKPKDGHPGIIQKTGGGGGFITYMAMNPQANVGAFVVVTRSSLTRFSNMSDGINDLVSELSGGQPAPIPES; via the coding sequence TTGAAACGTAGTCTGCTTATTTTTGCTGCGCTGTGTGCGGCGTCATGGACATCGGTCCAGGCAGCTCAACCGATCGTTGACCCGGAATTTGCCGCTAATGTTGTCGATCGTTACGCAAACCATATCTATTATGGTAGCGGCGCCACCGGCATGGCACTGGTGGTGATCGACGGCAATCAGCGTGTGTTTCGCAGCTTCGGTGAAACGCGTCCGGGCAATAATGAGCATCCGCAGCTGGATTCGGTTATCCGCATTGCTTCGCTGAGTAAACTGATGACCAGCGAGATGCTGGTAAAAATGCTCGATCAGGGCGTCGTGAAGCTCAACGACCCGCTCAGCAAATACGCGCCGCCGGGTGCCCGGGTGCCGACGTATCAGGGCACGCCGATTACGCTGGTCAATCTGGCGACTCACACCAGCGCGCTGCCGCGCGAACAGCCCGGTGGTGCTGCCCATCGTCCGGTCTTCGTCTGGCCAACGCGCCAGGATCGCTGGTCGTGGTTGTCGACTGCCTCGCTGAAAGCCGCCCCGGGTTCGCAGGCCGCCTACTCCAATCTCGCGTTTGATCTGCTGGCAGACGCCCTTTCCACCGCGGCGGGAAAACCTTATCCGCAGTTGTTTGAAGAACAAATTACCCGGCCGCTGGGTATGAAAGACACCACCTTTACGCCCTCACCGGATCAGTGCCGCCGGCTGATGGTCGCCGAGAAAGGCGCCAGCCCGTGCAACAATACGCTGGCGGCGATCGGCAGCGGCGGCGTCTACTCGACGCCAGGCGATATGATGCGCTGGATGCAGCAGTTCCTTTCCTCCGATTTCTATACCCGCGGGCAGCAGGCTGACCGTATGCAGACATTGATTTATCAACGTAGTCAGCTAACACGGGTTATCGGTATGGATGTGCCGGGCAAAGCCGACGCTCTGGGACTTGGCTGGGTCTATATGAAACCGAAAGATGGCCATCCGGGGATTATTCAAAAAACCGGCGGCGGCGGTGGATTCATTACCTATATGGCGATGAATCCGCAGGCGAACGTCGGCGCGTTCGTGGTGGTCACCCGTTCATCGCTGACCCGCTTTAGCAATATGAGCGACGGTATTAACGATCTGGTCAGCGAACTCAGCGGCGGGCAACCGGCGCCGATCCCGGAATCCTGA
- the tauB gene encoding taurine ABC transporter ATP-binding subunit, whose protein sequence is MLQISHLSADYGGKPALADINLTLDSGELLVVLGPSGCGKTTLLNLIAGFVPYQHGSITLEGLRVQGPGAERGVVFQHEGLLPWRNVQDNVALGLQLAGEDKAVRRETAARMLKKVGLEGAEKRFIWQLSGGQRQRVGIARALAANPQLLLLDEPFGALDAFTREQMQTLLLALWHETGKQVLLITHDIEEAVFMATELVLLSPGPGRVLERLPLDFGRRFVAGEPCRSIKSDPQFIAQREYVLSRVFEQREAFS, encoded by the coding sequence ATGCTGCAAATCTCGCATCTTTCCGCCGACTACGGCGGCAAACCAGCGCTGGCGGATATCAACCTGACGCTGGACAGCGGCGAACTGCTGGTGGTCCTCGGCCCCTCCGGCTGCGGGAAAACCACGCTGCTGAATCTGATTGCCGGATTCGTGCCTTATCAGCACGGCAGCATCACCCTTGAAGGCCTGCGGGTACAAGGGCCGGGCGCCGAGCGCGGCGTGGTGTTTCAGCATGAAGGGCTGCTGCCGTGGCGCAACGTACAGGATAACGTCGCGCTGGGACTCCAGCTGGCGGGCGAGGATAAAGCCGTCCGCCGGGAAACCGCGGCGCGGATGCTGAAAAAAGTCGGCCTCGAAGGCGCGGAAAAGCGCTTTATCTGGCAGCTCTCCGGCGGCCAGCGCCAGCGGGTCGGCATCGCCCGTGCGCTGGCGGCAAACCCGCAGCTGCTGTTGCTGGATGAGCCGTTTGGCGCGCTGGATGCCTTCACCCGCGAACAGATGCAAACCCTGCTGCTTGCCCTGTGGCACGAGACCGGCAAGCAGGTGCTGCTGATTACGCATGATATTGAAGAGGCGGTATTTATGGCGACCGAACTGGTGCTGCTGTCGCCGGGACCGGGCCGGGTGCTGGAGCGGCTGCCGCTCGATTTTGGCCGCCGCTTTGTCGCCGGCGAACCCTGCCGCAGCATCAAATCGGACCCGCAATTTATCGCACAGCGTGAATATGTCCTGAGCCGGGTATTTGAACAACGGGAGGCCTTCTCATGA
- a CDS encoding lysophospholipid acyltransferase family protein has protein sequence MFSLDNVLDDLWPQARPAPWQKKLLKKLLHEEEFQQFAARHRHLKGLDTVEQVLEHLNIRCAIPAHDLEQIPEHGPLVIVANHPTGTLDGLALLYAVSRVRRDVKVVTNRLLTHLEPLSSLFIPVDNINGRTAKAALQQMDLQLQNGGVLIFFPAGEVSRLTRRGIRDKKWHSGFIKLAAKYRAPLLPAWIRAHNSALFYASTLVSENLPLLLLMQQMFRRRNSSLPVNIGQQIAWSSWFDPQSSSRELTERCYRHLEQFGKGLAGVFKTESAIARPEDRALLKRELNQAECLGRTADGKIIYLWQRSGQEDAPLLRELGRLREFAFRAVGEGSGKRRDIDGYDDDYLHLILWDEEDLEIVGAYRFMPTAMQLEKRGLEGIYSYSLFHYDERMDDILKHGIELGRSFIQPRYWGRRGLDYLWSGIGAWLARYPHYRYLFGPVSISGGLPPAARDLLVAFYRLWFPATHSLAKSRRPYPASLPDVLAQFGGEDYNDDLARLKSLLGNLGCAIPPLYKQYSEVCEPGGVQFIDFGSDPDFNNCVDGLVLVDLTYLKANRYQRYIGTHLDAPKSA, from the coding sequence ATGTTTAGTCTCGACAATGTACTCGACGACCTGTGGCCTCAGGCGAGGCCTGCACCCTGGCAAAAAAAACTACTCAAAAAATTACTTCATGAGGAAGAGTTTCAACAATTTGCCGCTCGCCATCGCCACCTGAAAGGGCTTGATACGGTCGAACAGGTGCTTGAACATCTCAATATCCGCTGCGCTATTCCGGCGCACGATCTGGAACAAATCCCTGAACACGGTCCGCTGGTGATCGTCGCTAACCATCCCACCGGCACGCTTGATGGCCTTGCGCTACTCTATGCCGTTTCCCGCGTACGCCGCGATGTCAAGGTCGTGACTAACCGCCTGTTGACTCATCTTGAACCGTTGAGCTCGCTGTTTATTCCCGTCGATAATATCAACGGCCGTACCGCCAAAGCCGCGCTGCAACAGATGGATCTCCAGTTGCAAAACGGCGGCGTGCTGATCTTTTTCCCGGCAGGGGAAGTCTCACGCCTGACGCGCCGCGGCATCCGCGATAAAAAATGGCACTCTGGCTTTATTAAACTGGCGGCCAAATACCGCGCCCCGCTCCTGCCGGCGTGGATCCGCGCGCACAACAGCGCGCTGTTTTACGCCAGTACTCTGGTTTCAGAAAACCTCCCCCTGCTCCTGCTGATGCAGCAAATGTTCCGCCGTCGCAACAGCAGCCTGCCGGTCAATATTGGTCAACAGATTGCCTGGTCAAGCTGGTTCGACCCTCAGAGCTCTTCTCGCGAGCTGACTGAGCGTTGCTATCGCCACCTGGAGCAATTCGGCAAGGGGCTTGCGGGGGTATTCAAAACCGAAAGCGCAATTGCGCGCCCCGAGGATCGCGCCCTGCTTAAACGCGAACTCAACCAGGCGGAGTGTCTCGGGCGCACGGCAGATGGCAAAATCATCTACCTGTGGCAGCGCAGCGGTCAGGAAGATGCGCCGCTGCTGCGTGAGCTGGGTCGCCTGCGCGAATTTGCCTTTCGCGCAGTCGGTGAAGGCAGCGGCAAACGCCGCGACATCGACGGGTATGATGACGATTACCTGCACCTGATTCTGTGGGACGAAGAGGACCTGGAAATCGTCGGCGCCTATCGCTTTATGCCCACCGCCATGCAGCTGGAAAAACGCGGTCTGGAAGGTATCTACAGCTATAGTCTGTTCCACTACGACGAGCGCATGGATGATATTCTTAAGCACGGCATCGAGCTCGGGCGCAGCTTTATTCAGCCGCGCTACTGGGGACGTCGCGGTCTGGACTATCTGTGGTCGGGCATCGGCGCCTGGCTGGCGCGGTATCCGCACTACCGCTATCTGTTCGGTCCGGTATCCATTTCCGGTGGCCTGCCGCCCGCGGCGCGCGATCTGCTGGTGGCTTTCTATCGCCTGTGGTTCCCGGCGACCCATTCGTTAGCAAAGTCTCGTCGCCCTTATCCGGCCTCACTCCCCGATGTGCTGGCGCAGTTTGGTGGCGAGGATTACAACGATGACTTAGCCAGACTGAAATCCCTGCTCGGCAACCTCGGTTGTGCGATTCCGCCGCTGTATAAGCAGTATTCTGAAGTGTGCGAACCGGGCGGCGTGCAGTTTATCGATTTCGGCAGCGACCCGGATTTCAACAATTGCGTCGATGGTCTGGTGCTGGTGGATTTGACCTATCTGAAGGCCAATCGCTATCAGCGCTATATTGGCACCCATTTAGACGCGCCAAAATCGGCATAA
- the ehaB gene encoding autotransporter adhesin EhaB: MHPWKKKFVVSQLALACTLAVTSQANASNDISGTAYTTFKHYNDAAYADGVYYNGYVGWNNYATDSIYNGDIYPVINKAVVNGVISTYYLDDGLATNTNSNSLTIKDSTIHGMITSECMTTVCVDRDATGYVYDRLALTVDNSTIDDNYEHYTYNGTQADGTVDTHIVDVYDLGTAITLDQEVDLVIKNNSHVAGIDLTQGYEWRDIDDNTVITGVDSSEVFHNTINVIDSTVTSGSWSDEGTSGWFGNNNNASDYSGNGFNADDIAISAIANPNADNAMQTTVNLNHSTLMGDILFSSNFDENFFPNGADSYRDTDTAVDTNGWDGTDRMDVTLNNGSKWVGAAMSMHQVDSDGDGVYDSFDVGTEATATLLDITANSLWPWSTYGINNSDTAYDESGHVIGNEVYQSGLFNVTLNGGSRWDTTKVSLIDTLSINSGSVVSVADSTLVSDTISLTGGSALKINEDGHVATNALTIDNSNVTIADDVSAGWGVDDAALYANTINITNNGMLDVGNSTAYALQADMLNLTSSTDANGNVYSGVLNIGSNSFVLNADLTNDRTHDATKANYGYGTIAMNSDGHLTVNGNGDADTSFDQSEVDNAGDSVAAATGNYRVRIDNADGKGSIADYKGKELIYVNDKNSTATFSAANKADLGAYTYQAKQEGNTVVLEQSRLTDYANMALSIPSANSNIWNLQQDTVATRLTQSRHGLADNGGAWGSYFGGSFNGDNGTIGYDQNVNGVMVGLDSKIDGNDAEWIVGAAAGFVKGDLSDRTGQVDQDSQTAYLYTSAHFANNFFVDGSVNYSHFNNELSANMSNGQYVDGSTSSDAWGFGLKLGYDVKLGNAGYVTPYGSISGLFQSGDDYRLSNGLKVGGQSYDSMRYELGVDAGYTFTYGNDQALTPYFKLAYVYDDASNHADVNGDSINNGTEGSAVRVGLGTQFSFTRNFSAYSDVSYLGGGDVDQDWAANVGVKYTW, from the coding sequence ATGCACCCCTGGAAAAAGAAATTTGTAGTTTCACAATTAGCATTAGCCTGTACGTTGGCAGTCACCTCTCAGGCAAATGCTTCTAATGATATTTCTGGAACCGCCTACACAACATTTAAACATTATAATGACGCTGCCTATGCTGACGGTGTTTACTATAATGGTTATGTCGGTTGGAATAATTACGCGACTGATAGTATTTATAACGGTGATATTTATCCGGTAATTAATAAAGCTGTCGTCAATGGCGTGATCTCTACTTACTATCTTGATGATGGGCTTGCGACCAACACCAATAGCAATAGTCTGACCATTAAAGACAGCACAATTCATGGGATGATCACCTCTGAGTGCATGACTACCGTTTGTGTAGATCGCGATGCGACCGGTTATGTTTATGACCGTCTGGCGCTGACCGTTGATAACTCAACCATTGATGATAACTATGAACATTATACCTATAACGGTACGCAGGCTGATGGCACCGTAGATACCCATATTGTTGACGTTTACGATCTGGGGACGGCCATTACGCTGGATCAAGAGGTGGATCTGGTTATCAAAAATAACTCCCATGTCGCGGGTATTGACCTGACTCAGGGTTATGAGTGGAGAGATATTGACGATAATACTGTCATCACGGGCGTCGACAGCAGCGAAGTGTTTCATAATACAATCAATGTGATTGATTCTACCGTGACGTCAGGTTCATGGTCAGATGAAGGCACCTCCGGTTGGTTCGGTAACAACAATAACGCCAGCGATTATAGCGGTAACGGTTTTAATGCTGATGATATTGCGATCTCTGCCATCGCAAATCCGAATGCGGATAACGCGATGCAGACGACCGTTAACCTCAACCATTCTACCCTCATGGGCGATATCCTGTTTTCCAGCAATTTTGACGAGAATTTCTTCCCGAATGGCGCAGACAGCTATCGTGATACCGATACTGCGGTAGATACTAACGGCTGGGATGGCACTGACCGTATGGATGTCACGTTAAATAACGGCAGTAAGTGGGTTGGGGCAGCGATGTCCATGCATCAGGTAGATTCTGATGGCGATGGCGTTTATGACAGCTTTGACGTGGGCACTGAAGCAACGGCTACGCTGCTTGATATTACCGCGAATAGCCTATGGCCATGGTCAACTTATGGTATCAATAACAGCGACACGGCCTATGATGAAAGCGGTCATGTTATTGGCAACGAAGTCTACCAGAGTGGTCTGTTTAATGTGACGCTGAACGGCGGCTCGCGCTGGGATACCACCAAAGTTTCTCTGATTGATACCTTGAGCATTAACAGCGGCTCTGTCGTGAGCGTCGCGGATTCCACCCTGGTTTCTGACACCATCTCTCTGACCGGCGGCTCTGCCCTGAAGATCAATGAAGATGGTCATGTGGCGACCAACGCGCTGACTATTGATAACAGTAACGTAACGATTGCCGATGATGTCTCCGCCGGCTGGGGTGTGGACGATGCCGCACTGTATGCCAACACTATCAACATCACGAATAATGGTATGTTGGATGTGGGCAACAGCACGGCGTACGCGCTGCAGGCCGATATGCTGAATCTGACCAGTTCGACGGATGCAAACGGGAACGTGTACTCTGGTGTGCTTAATATCGGCAGCAATAGCTTCGTGCTGAATGCCGATCTCACGAACGATCGTACTCATGACGCCACTAAGGCTAACTACGGCTACGGCACAATCGCGATGAACTCCGATGGCCACCTGACCGTGAACGGTAATGGCGACGCCGACACCTCTTTCGATCAGTCCGAAGTGGATAACGCAGGCGACAGCGTTGCGGCCGCGACAGGCAACTACAGAGTTCGTATTGATAATGCGGATGGTAAGGGCTCCATTGCTGATTACAAAGGCAAAGAGCTGATTTATGTGAACGACAAAAACAGCACGGCTACCTTTTCTGCGGCTAACAAAGCCGATCTCGGTGCTTACACCTACCAGGCTAAGCAGGAAGGCAACACCGTTGTTCTGGAGCAGAGCAGGCTGACCGACTATGCGAACATGGCGCTGAGCATCCCGTCCGCCAACAGCAATATCTGGAACCTGCAGCAGGATACCGTGGCAACTCGTCTGACCCAGTCGCGTCATGGCCTGGCCGATAACGGCGGCGCCTGGGGAAGCTACTTCGGCGGTAGTTTCAACGGCGACAATGGCACTATCGGCTACGATCAGAATGTTAACGGCGTCATGGTGGGTCTTGATAGCAAAATTGACGGTAACGATGCTGAGTGGATCGTCGGTGCCGCTGCGGGCTTTGTGAAAGGGGATCTGAGCGATCGTACCGGTCAGGTGGATCAGGACAGCCAGACGGCTTACCTCTACACTTCTGCTCATTTTGCAAACAACTTCTTTGTTGACGGTTCTGTTAACTACTCTCACTTCAACAACGAACTGTCGGCAAACATGAGTAACGGTCAGTACGTTGACGGCAGTACCTCTTCAGATGCCTGGGGCTTTGGTCTGAAACTGGGCTATGACGTGAAGCTGGGTAATGCCGGCTATGTGACGCCGTACGGCAGCATATCGGGTCTGTTCCAGTCTGGTGACGACTATCGCCTGAGCAATGGCCTGAAAGTGGGTGGTCAGTCTTACGACAGTATGCGCTATGAACTGGGCGTTGATGCGGGTTATACCTTCACCTACGGTAACGATCAGGCGCTGACGCCTTACTTCAAGCTGGCTTACGTGTATGACGACGCCAGCAACCACGCTGACGTAAACGGTGATTCTATCAATAACGGTACCGAAGGTTCTGCGGTTCGTGTTGGGCTGGGTACGCAGTTCAGTTTTACCCGCAATTTCAGCGCCTACTCGGATGTTAGCTATCTCGGTGGTGGTGATGTGGATCAAGACTGGGCCGCTAACGTGGGCGTTAAATATACCTGGTAA
- a CDS encoding cysteine hydrolase family protein, with protein sequence MVVDMQNGVFATPRIERERCVAHINRLIRAADRVIFIQHAEDDGLEEGSEGFALLAELEQPADALYVTKTACDAFYKTRLAQVLSEQQIQQFVVCGCATDYCVDTTIKNGASRGYAITVAEDAHTTANRPAAQATTLIDHYNDVWRTLTVPGNPVRVKSIETILAEWQTN encoded by the coding sequence ATGGTAGTAGATATGCAAAATGGCGTCTTTGCGACGCCGCGTATTGAGCGCGAACGCTGCGTCGCGCATATTAACCGTCTGATTCGCGCCGCGGATCGCGTGATTTTTATCCAGCATGCCGAGGACGATGGTCTGGAAGAGGGGAGTGAAGGTTTTGCGCTGCTGGCGGAGCTGGAACAACCCGCAGACGCCCTCTATGTCACCAAAACCGCCTGCGATGCGTTCTATAAAACACGTCTTGCGCAGGTTCTGAGCGAGCAGCAGATCCAGCAGTTCGTGGTTTGCGGCTGTGCGACCGATTATTGTGTCGATACCACCATCAAAAACGGCGCCAGCCGCGGCTATGCAATTACCGTTGCCGAAGATGCGCATACCACTGCCAACCGTCCGGCTGCGCAGGCCACAACGCTTATCGATCACTACAACGATGTCTGGCGTACGCTTACCGTACCCGGCAATCCTGTCCGCGTGAAATCCATAGAAACAATTCTGGCCGAATGGCAGACGAACTAA
- the iprA gene encoding hydrogen peroxide resistance inhibitor IprA, which produces MLSLSKPLDAFGQLDQYLSRYGTHFEFCREKQLIFVNDIHCAETVVILEGVISLRRNENILIGITQAPFIIGLADSVMKNEMRYQLMTEGKCKGYHLPSLQALKIVEQNNLWRDAFCWLVWHSRIMEQRDLQLIGHNSYEQIRATLLSMIDWDEQLRFRIGVMNYIHQKTRISRSVVAEVLAALRKGGYIEMDKGKLISINHLPADY; this is translated from the coding sequence ATGTTATCGCTGAGTAAACCGCTTGATGCATTTGGTCAGCTAGATCAATACTTGTCCAGATATGGCACTCACTTCGAATTTTGTCGTGAAAAACAGCTTATATTCGTTAATGATATACATTGCGCCGAAACGGTTGTCATTCTGGAAGGCGTGATTTCTCTGCGTAGAAACGAAAATATCCTCATTGGCATCACCCAGGCTCCTTTTATTATCGGGTTGGCTGATAGCGTGATGAAAAATGAGATGCGATATCAATTAATGACGGAAGGGAAATGTAAGGGTTACCATCTTCCTTCTTTACAAGCGCTTAAAATAGTTGAACAGAATAATTTGTGGCGCGACGCATTCTGTTGGTTGGTATGGCATAGTCGTATTATGGAACAACGCGATTTGCAATTGATTGGGCATAATTCCTATGAACAAATTCGCGCGACGCTGCTGTCGATGATTGACTGGGATGAACAATTGCGTTTTCGTATTGGGGTAATGAATTATATTCATCAAAAAACGCGTATTTCACGCTCTGTTGTTGCCGAGGTACTTGCCGCCCTGCGCAAGGGCGGATATATCGAGATGGATAAAGGCAAACTGATTAGCATCAACCATTTGCCTGCAGATTATTAA